The Peribacillus sp. FSL E2-0218 genome contains a region encoding:
- a CDS encoding penicillin-binding transpeptidase domain-containing protein produces the protein MKKLALVSSLLLISVLFLAGCSDEPSPEERFAAYTKLWNKQDFTKMYDYLSPETKKEISADEFAERYEKIYKGIEVDQLKVNYKQPKEEKKHKDGEEVNLAYTVDMSTLAGAVNSDHQATLIKGGEGDQENWYIKWDESYIFPQLKAGEKISVQTYPAIRGEIVDRNERGLAMNGAVSEVGIVPEKMTNETETVKKVAGMLNMSTDEIDKKLTQSWVKPGYFVPIKKMSSDDTAALEKLLAVPGVSVNNTEARIYPYKEATAHLIGYVGAASAEDLEKLQGKGYTASDDIGKRGLEEVLEGRLKGKPGGKIYIRTEAGEEKVIAEKPAEEGETITLTIDAELQKDIFKQYKNEAGSATALDPVTGETLALVSSPSFDPNKYIFGITKEEQKALEEDSRKPLLNRFSSTFAPGSTIKALTAAIALKNGVDPNEAIKIQGKTWAKSTWKDHSITRVSDPGVPIDMEKALIYSDNIYFAQKALGLGKEKFTSGLKAFGFDEPLNYDYPIKASSIGKTDSEGRLADAGYGQAQVQMSTLHLAMAYSAFLNEGNIMKPTLLTREKNETEIWKKNAVSAEQANAITKMLTQVVEHPKGSGHGINDLGIKIAAKTGTAEIKASKNSDGTENGWFVAMDTEDPELLMAWMIEDVKGRGGSHLVVDHMKPVLKKYLK, from the coding sequence ATGAAGAAACTGGCTTTAGTTTCCAGCTTATTGTTGATAAGCGTACTGTTCCTGGCCGGCTGCTCGGATGAGCCAAGTCCGGAAGAGCGCTTTGCGGCATACACCAAACTTTGGAATAAACAGGATTTTACGAAGATGTATGACTACCTGTCACCTGAAACAAAGAAAGAAATCAGCGCGGATGAATTTGCGGAGCGTTATGAAAAAATCTATAAGGGCATAGAAGTCGACCAGTTAAAGGTGAATTATAAACAGCCCAAAGAAGAAAAAAAGCATAAAGATGGAGAAGAAGTAAATCTTGCTTATACCGTTGATATGTCAACGCTGGCAGGGGCGGTCAATTCCGATCATCAGGCGACCCTTATCAAGGGAGGGGAGGGTGACCAGGAGAATTGGTACATTAAGTGGGATGAAAGCTATATATTCCCCCAGCTAAAAGCTGGTGAAAAGATATCGGTTCAAACCTATCCAGCCATTCGCGGTGAAATAGTCGACCGGAATGAGCGCGGACTTGCCATGAATGGAGCAGTCTCCGAAGTGGGGATCGTGCCAGAGAAAATGACCAACGAAACCGAAACGGTCAAAAAGGTCGCTGGGATGCTTAATATGTCCACTGACGAGATAGATAAGAAGTTAACGCAATCTTGGGTGAAGCCAGGTTATTTCGTGCCCATCAAGAAAATGTCCAGTGATGATACGGCAGCATTGGAAAAGCTATTGGCCGTTCCTGGGGTATCGGTCAATAATACGGAAGCCCGGATCTATCCATACAAAGAAGCTACGGCCCATCTCATCGGATATGTCGGTGCGGCATCTGCCGAAGATTTGGAGAAATTGCAAGGTAAAGGGTATACCGCAAGCGATGATATAGGCAAGCGCGGTCTTGAGGAAGTGTTGGAAGGTCGCTTGAAAGGAAAGCCAGGAGGCAAGATCTATATTAGAACAGAAGCTGGCGAAGAAAAAGTGATTGCTGAAAAGCCTGCTGAAGAGGGAGAAACGATTACATTAACCATCGATGCGGAGCTTCAAAAGGATATCTTCAAGCAATATAAGAACGAAGCTGGATCAGCAACGGCTCTTGATCCGGTAACGGGCGAAACGCTTGCACTTGTATCAAGTCCCTCCTTTGACCCCAATAAATATATTTTTGGGATAACAAAGGAGGAGCAGAAAGCGCTGGAGGAAGATTCCCGGAAGCCATTGCTTAATCGCTTCAGTTCGACCTTCGCACCGGGCTCGACGATAAAGGCCCTCACGGCGGCAATCGCCTTGAAAAATGGAGTCGATCCGAACGAGGCGATCAAGATCCAAGGGAAAACGTGGGCTAAATCGACATGGAAAGACCATTCCATCACAAGGGTCTCTGACCCGGGTGTCCCCATCGATATGGAGAAAGCATTAATTTATTCGGATAATATTTATTTTGCCCAGAAAGCATTGGGGCTTGGTAAGGAAAAATTCACAAGCGGACTCAAAGCATTTGGTTTCGATGAACCATTGAACTACGATTATCCGATCAAAGCATCCAGCATCGGTAAAACCGACAGTGAAGGTCGTTTGGCTGATGCCGGTTACGGCCAGGCGCAGGTCCAAATGAGCACGCTTCACTTGGCCATGGCCTATTCAGCCTTCTTGAATGAAGGAAACATCATGAAGCCGACCTTGCTGACAAGAGAGAAAAATGAAACGGAAATATGGAAGAAAAATGCCGTTTCTGCCGAGCAGGCGAATGCGATCACCAAAATGCTGACACAGGTGGTGGAACACCCTAAGGGGAGCGGCCATGGAATAAATGATCTTGGCATCAAAATCGCAGCCAAGACGGGAACGGCTGAAATCAAGGCATCCAAAAATTCTGATGGAACGGAAAATGGCTGGTTTGTAGCCATGGACACGGAAGATCCGGAGCTTCTTATGGCCTGGATGATAGAAGATGTTAAGGGAAGGGGCGGCAGCCATTTGGTTGTCGATCATATGAAGCCCGTTTTGAAGAAGTATTTGAAGTGA
- a CDS encoding YhgE/Pip domain-containing protein, with product MKGSGLRFGGSTNRAGWIIAILAVLFIPFIYAALILTAKWGPYDHLSNLPVAVVNKDAGSTLGDKPVNVGKDLVAELRKSDTLGWDFVDDKTAKKGLQNTDYYMVIEIPENFSQNVTTVLDENPVKPELTYIQNEGLHYMAAQVTKSATERIRENLSNKVTASYTTALLSQMAGIENGFNDGAGGSQKINDGAGKLKSGTAQILESLQQKAPDIDKLAGGAAQLKVGTGTMYNSLAGKQADIGKLADGANQVDTGMQQVNGGARKLDAGIQKLNIGMTELNSGAQRLNGGLNDANTGAQKLSGGASQVDDGAHAVYAGARKLTGGVNQVNDGAQNLKDGAGSLYTGAKELSGGANQVNDGAQKLNKGVKDLATGATSLNGGAKQVLDGLEHAESGSNELKTGLSQLEAGSSNAAKGAAAVDAAVGQLAPGSKDVVQGIKKLGEQVPGLKDSPDYQQLVAGSERVAGGLSDLAGQTPTLAGGTDQISQGLKDALKGSTDLEAGLNGLLEGQKRVYGGTQDVVQGANQLSDGAEKVADGTSSVASGNKKLADGSGAVANGSRALADGTRSVAEGSEALTAGSGAVADGTRSVADGNKALAEGTSTLAEGSAALSDGIGSAASGSNELASGSGKLADGTGELAAGTGAVAAGNQTVMAGWNQLTAGANKLNEGMIQVSDGTNTVKTGWGPLADGVHRVDGGLGAIKDGSKELAAGLSGGAGKLSNIHADQPNIDMFAAPVQLSGKAIHAFPKYRYANAPYILSLALFVGVLVMACLFDLQKPAITEISAFRWYANKLGTMAAFAAAQALIASIFASFYLKSTFTNGLMLVLFSIFVSLTFLAIVFFLVVLAGNIGRFIAFVFLVLQLSTTGSSLPVQMLPENLERMSHFLPLTHSINGFKSIISLNNHDLFWSSVSVLGAFLLVFTLLSLTAIWFKARRTSQQAHMEA from the coding sequence ATGAAAGGTTCAGGGTTACGGTTTGGCGGCTCCACAAATAGGGCTGGTTGGATCATTGCCATACTAGCAGTCTTATTCATTCCATTCATTTACGCAGCACTCATTCTAACTGCTAAGTGGGGTCCGTACGATCATTTGTCTAATTTGCCGGTTGCCGTAGTCAATAAGGATGCAGGTAGTACGTTGGGAGATAAACCGGTTAATGTCGGTAAAGATTTAGTAGCGGAGCTAAGGAAAAGTGATACCCTTGGCTGGGATTTTGTCGATGATAAAACGGCAAAGAAAGGCCTTCAGAATACAGACTATTACATGGTCATCGAAATTCCGGAAAACTTCTCTCAAAATGTAACGACGGTCTTAGACGAAAATCCTGTTAAACCTGAATTAACATATATTCAGAACGAAGGGCTGCATTACATGGCGGCTCAAGTCACAAAAAGCGCCACTGAACGCATTCGTGAAAATCTGTCGAATAAAGTGACGGCCAGTTATACGACGGCCCTTCTCTCGCAAATGGCCGGAATTGAAAACGGTTTCAACGACGGAGCTGGCGGCTCACAAAAAATCAATGACGGAGCTGGGAAACTAAAAAGCGGTACGGCTCAAATCCTCGAATCCTTGCAGCAAAAAGCGCCTGATATCGACAAGCTAGCAGGGGGGGCAGCCCAATTAAAGGTCGGAACGGGAACCATGTATAACTCATTGGCAGGTAAGCAAGCGGATATCGGTAAATTGGCGGATGGGGCTAACCAAGTCGATACCGGTATGCAGCAGGTAAACGGCGGCGCCCGGAAATTAGATGCAGGCATCCAAAAATTGAATATCGGCATGACCGAATTGAATTCCGGTGCCCAAAGGCTCAACGGCGGCCTTAATGATGCCAATACGGGAGCGCAAAAGCTTAGCGGCGGGGCCAGTCAGGTGGATGATGGCGCTCATGCCGTTTATGCAGGGGCAAGGAAGTTAACCGGAGGCGTCAATCAAGTCAATGATGGCGCACAAAACCTAAAGGATGGGGCAGGCTCCCTTTATACCGGGGCAAAGGAATTATCCGGGGGCGCCAATCAAGTGAATGATGGCGCACAAAAGTTAAATAAAGGCGTGAAAGATTTAGCCACTGGGGCAACATCCCTGAATGGAGGAGCAAAGCAAGTATTGGATGGCTTGGAACATGCTGAATCAGGCAGCAATGAACTGAAGACCGGTTTATCACAACTGGAAGCTGGCAGTAGCAATGCTGCCAAAGGAGCGGCTGCCGTGGATGCAGCAGTTGGCCAGTTGGCCCCGGGTTCAAAGGATGTAGTGCAAGGTATCAAAAAGCTTGGAGAACAAGTTCCAGGCCTAAAAGACAGCCCTGATTATCAGCAGTTAGTAGCTGGAAGTGAAAGGGTCGCGGGAGGTTTGAGCGATTTGGCTGGCCAAACCCCAACCTTGGCTGGGGGAACGGACCAAATTTCACAGGGACTAAAAGACGCTTTAAAGGGCTCGACTGATTTAGAGGCGGGACTGAATGGGTTGCTGGAAGGGCAAAAACGGGTATATGGAGGAACCCAAGATGTCGTCCAAGGGGCAAACCAACTATCAGATGGTGCCGAAAAGGTTGCCGATGGGACAAGCAGTGTGGCTTCAGGAAATAAGAAATTGGCTGATGGTTCAGGCGCTGTGGCAAACGGCTCGAGAGCACTTGCCGATGGCACCCGTTCAGTAGCTGAAGGAAGTGAAGCCTTGACTGCTGGCTCAGGCGCGGTTGCCGACGGTACCCGTTCGGTGGCTGATGGCAATAAAGCATTGGCTGAAGGCACAAGCACACTGGCCGAAGGCTCGGCAGCACTTTCCGATGGGATCGGTTCGGCAGCTTCCGGAAGTAATGAACTAGCAAGTGGTTCAGGCAAATTGGCTGACGGAACAGGTGAGCTTGCAGCCGGAACCGGAGCCGTAGCTGCCGGTAACCAAACCGTAATGGCTGGCTGGAATCAGTTAACAGCGGGTGCAAACAAGCTAAATGAGGGGATGATCCAGGTAAGTGACGGTACGAACACCGTAAAAACTGGTTGGGGCCCTTTAGCTGATGGTGTCCATCGAGTGGATGGCGGTTTAGGTGCCATCAAAGATGGCAGCAAGGAGCTGGCGGCTGGACTTTCAGGCGGCGCCGGTAAATTGAGTAACATCCACGCGGACCAACCGAATATCGACATGTTCGCCGCACCCGTCCAATTGAGCGGGAAGGCCATCCATGCATTCCCTAAATATCGCTATGCTAATGCGCCATATATCCTTTCATTAGCGCTATTTGTAGGTGTTTTGGTCATGGCATGTCTTTTCGACTTACAAAAGCCGGCCATTACAGAAATCTCGGCCTTCAGATGGTATGCCAATAAGCTAGGAACGATGGCGGCGTTTGCCGCGGCACAGGCGCTAATCGCCTCCATTTTCGCGTCTTTTTATTTGAAATCAACGTTTACAAATGGCCTCATGCTGGTTTTATTCTCGATATTCGTCAGCTTAACCTTCCTGGCGATCGTGTTTTTCCTAGTCGTACTGGCAGGCAATATAGGCAGATTCATTGCATTTGTATTCCTGGTTTTACAACTATCCACAACTGGTTCAAGCTTGCCTGTGCAAATGCTTCCTGAAAACCTGGAAAGAATGAGTCATTTTCTTCCGCTTACGCATTCAATCAATGGCTTTAAATCAATCATATCCTTAAACAATCATGATTTATTTTGGTCGAGTGTAAGCGTTCTTGGCGCTTTCCTTCTCGTGTTTACGCTTCTTTCGCTAACAGCGATCTGGTTCAAGGCAAGGCGCACTTCGCAACAAGCACATATGGAAGCATAA
- the secA gene encoding preprotein translocase subunit SecA has protein sequence MLTGMKKFFKESSKDLKRIYKLADAVNRLEGEYERCSDQELKRMKDKFKCELDAGKNMSEIQTDAFAVVREASKRVLKLRHHDVQLLGGFVLNEGGIAQMNTGEGKTLAATLPSYLQALEGKGVHIITANQYLARRDKELMGQIHEFLGLTVGLNISGMEAAEKREAYAADITYGTATEFGFDYLRDQMVLRRAGKVQRGHNFVIVDEIDSILIDEARTPLIIAGHSGEGTALHEITAQFMKSFIKDEDYEVSVESSAAYFTNQGASKIERAFGIDNLYDLEHRELLHNISQALKAHAIMKRDVDYIIIDRRISLIDKFTGRVMEGRSFSDGLQQAIEAKENLEISAENETQAAITLQNYFRLYQSMSGMTGSAMPSKAEFWETYQLPVIEIPTNKPMIRSDEPDLIYKDEIGKINQIVTAVKRIHEEGRPILIGTTSIEQSEKISVHLKRVEVKHQILHAKTEKDEAEIIAKAGRKNEVMLATNMAGRGTDILLDEAVKNLGGLHIIGTERHESNRIDMQLRGRAGRQGEPGSTQFIISLEDELFDYYDEEEMERYLKKIKTDETGLVVSPAPDKFVRKVQETIEQQHQASRTHLFKLEQALNEQSTIIYAMRDRILDLETERLHTALLEYIEKYIRRLVVKYYPEHTDEPGPSALIEELSFVFPSLDWQVSDFGKLDVHLVEAKAMGTLAEMKQRLEIFQDAKDCGNQLRTFILHHIDANWRNHLDEMNGLKEGVGLSGYGQQDPYMLFEKEALSRFNMMLRTIEEEISIHFLEYMKSGHEESGDG, from the coding sequence ATGCTAACGGGTATGAAAAAGTTCTTCAAGGAAAGCTCCAAAGATCTAAAGCGAATATATAAATTGGCAGATGCTGTGAACCGGCTTGAAGGTGAATATGAAAGATGCTCAGATCAAGAGTTAAAGCGAATGAAGGATAAATTCAAATGCGAATTGGATGCCGGGAAAAATATGAGCGAGATTCAGACCGATGCTTTCGCGGTCGTTCGGGAGGCCTCTAAACGGGTGTTGAAGCTAAGGCACCATGACGTTCAGCTACTGGGCGGCTTCGTCCTGAACGAAGGGGGCATAGCCCAGATGAATACGGGTGAGGGAAAGACGCTTGCAGCAACTTTACCTAGCTATTTGCAGGCGCTGGAGGGAAAGGGTGTCCATATCATTACGGCCAATCAATATTTGGCCAGACGAGATAAAGAGCTGATGGGTCAAATCCATGAATTTTTAGGGCTGACCGTTGGTTTGAATATATCCGGCATGGAGGCCGCTGAAAAACGTGAAGCCTATGCGGCAGATATCACGTATGGAACGGCAACCGAATTCGGCTTCGATTATTTGCGTGATCAGATGGTTTTACGGAGAGCGGGAAAGGTGCAAAGAGGCCACAACTTTGTCATTGTCGATGAGATTGACAGCATCTTGATTGATGAAGCACGGACACCATTGATCATTGCGGGTCATTCCGGTGAAGGGACCGCGCTTCACGAAATCACGGCACAATTCATGAAGTCCTTTATAAAAGACGAAGATTATGAGGTCTCGGTGGAATCAAGTGCCGCCTATTTTACCAATCAAGGTGCATCCAAGATTGAGCGGGCCTTTGGCATCGACAATCTGTATGACCTGGAACATCGGGAGCTATTACACAATATATCACAGGCGCTTAAAGCCCATGCGATCATGAAACGGGATGTAGACTACATCATCATCGACCGTCGGATTTCCTTGATCGATAAGTTCACGGGCAGGGTGATGGAGGGACGAAGCTTCAGCGATGGTCTTCAGCAAGCCATTGAAGCAAAAGAGAACCTCGAGATTTCCGCAGAGAATGAAACGCAGGCTGCGATAACGCTACAAAACTATTTCCGTTTATATCAATCAATGTCCGGGATGACAGGCAGTGCCATGCCATCCAAGGCGGAATTCTGGGAAACCTATCAGCTTCCTGTGATTGAAATTCCCACCAATAAGCCGATGATTCGCTCGGATGAGCCGGATTTGATTTATAAGGATGAAATCGGCAAAATCAATCAAATCGTCACGGCTGTAAAACGAATTCATGAAGAAGGAAGGCCGATCCTAATCGGAACGACCTCAATCGAGCAATCTGAAAAAATATCGGTTCATTTAAAGCGTGTGGAAGTTAAGCATCAGATCCTGCATGCGAAGACGGAAAAGGATGAGGCTGAAATCATCGCCAAGGCCGGGAGAAAAAACGAGGTGATGCTGGCAACGAACATGGCTGGAAGAGGGACCGATATATTACTCGATGAAGCTGTAAAGAATCTGGGAGGTCTTCACATCATCGGTACGGAGCGGCACGAAAGCAATCGGATTGATATGCAGCTTAGAGGACGTGCAGGCAGGCAGGGTGAACCAGGGTCCACTCAATTCATCATTTCCTTGGAGGATGAGTTGTTTGATTACTACGATGAAGAAGAAATGGAACGGTACTTAAAGAAAATCAAAACGGATGAGACAGGGTTGGTGGTTAGCCCTGCACCTGATAAATTCGTGAGGAAGGTTCAGGAAACGATCGAGCAGCAGCATCAAGCAAGCCGTACCCATTTATTCAAGCTGGAGCAAGCCCTGAATGAACAAAGTACAATCATTTACGCAATGAGAGATCGAATTCTTGATTTGGAGACGGAACGGCTGCATACTGCTTTACTTGAATATATCGAAAAATACATTCGCAGGCTCGTAGTGAAATATTATCCTGAGCATACGGATGAGCCTGGGCCTTCCGCCTTGATTGAAGAGCTTTCCTTTGTTTTTCCTTCCTTGGACTGGCAGGTAAGTGATTTTGGCAAATTGGATGTTCATCTAGTTGAAGCCAAGGCGATGGGGACTTTAGCTGAAATGAAACAGAGGCTGGAAATCTTTCAGGACGCTAAAGACTGTGGAAACCAGCTGCGTACTTTCATCCTGCACCATATTGATGCCAATTGGAGGAATCATTTAGACGAAATGAATGGTTTGAAGGAAGGGGTTGGCTTGAGCGGATATGGTCAACAGGATCCGTATATGTTGTTTGAGAAGGAAGCGCTTAGTCGATTCAACATGATGTTAAGAACTATCGAGGAGGAAATCAGTATTCATTTTTTGGAATATATGAAGAGCGGCCATGAGGAGAGTGGTGATGGATGA
- a CDS encoding SpoIID/LytB domain-containing protein, whose product MGSLKGLFLAFFIIFAIFPSLEANAAKENATMEVKLKNYLGNRTSVKITATGDYQTSGGEIFIKAGEEMKLNVESGKLAVYKDSDKVGTWASLKITPVKGDALLSLNGRPYHGSFLFTVAGGYIRPINHVHIEDYVKGVVPKEMPALWHPEALKAQAVAARTYAAHHQSKLIDDTISYQVYGGAEGDSRTDSAIEQTVGLVLKHDGEIIEAFFSSSNGGVTELNSNVWSVGNPLGYLSIQQDSYDPKTKWAIKLDKQQIDLSNKDLSKPDEWWTSVQEKDKTVVPHLKAWLKRNGYANRDIKITKVPVLSFAGKKTGGRATKGSIKLNFFVRGLVDKSGKLSEQQIELTDVPASKIRAMVGSDVMKSYLVDDSASDSSRIDVEGSGYGHGVGLSQFGAKTRAEAGQTYQEILAFYYPNTTIAREYGEASGIIEEVHINNAASIDMKADLDYVNDKVTIIYSLKEDAAVSLLIKDGEGKTVATPISDQSLKKGSHTAVWKANDVHTGTYAAVVSARDRSGNEARGTLGINISKGSAPMITDIETMGDYSTEKVNIAFTINEDSKVAVEIKNSQGKVVGVLAERQFTQGSQSVNWDFGNISNGLFTVSISAKDGGGNRKTISAQVQIRKTTGIVTARELRIKEKANSAANTIGTLYEDQALTILAQQGKWYKVKKGSQVGFVPKNHVKK is encoded by the coding sequence ATGGGAAGTTTAAAGGGTTTATTTCTGGCTTTCTTTATCATTTTCGCTATATTTCCCTCTCTAGAGGCAAACGCAGCTAAAGAAAATGCAACGATGGAAGTGAAATTGAAGAATTACTTGGGAAATCGAACGAGTGTCAAAATTACGGCAACAGGGGACTATCAGACTTCCGGAGGAGAGATATTCATCAAGGCAGGAGAAGAGATGAAATTGAACGTGGAATCAGGAAAACTTGCCGTGTATAAAGATTCGGATAAAGTAGGAACATGGGCTTCATTAAAAATCACTCCGGTTAAGGGTGATGCCCTGTTATCCCTAAATGGCCGGCCGTATCATGGCTCATTCTTATTTACGGTGGCGGGAGGTTACATTCGACCCATCAATCATGTGCATATCGAGGATTATGTAAAGGGTGTGGTCCCGAAGGAAATGCCTGCCCTTTGGCATCCTGAAGCATTGAAAGCTCAAGCAGTCGCCGCCCGTACATATGCTGCTCACCATCAATCGAAATTGATCGATGATACGATTTCCTATCAAGTGTATGGAGGAGCGGAAGGGGACAGCCGTACGGATTCAGCCATCGAACAGACAGTAGGCTTGGTTCTCAAGCATGATGGTGAAATAATCGAGGCGTTCTTTTCCTCAAGCAACGGGGGTGTGACCGAATTGAATTCCAATGTTTGGTCAGTCGGAAATCCTCTAGGCTATTTATCTATCCAACAAGATTCCTATGATCCGAAAACCAAATGGGCGATAAAGCTTGATAAGCAACAAATCGACCTGTCAAACAAAGACTTATCCAAGCCGGATGAGTGGTGGACGAGTGTACAGGAAAAAGATAAAACGGTTGTACCTCATCTTAAGGCTTGGCTGAAAAGGAATGGCTATGCGAACCGGGATATAAAAATAACGAAGGTTCCCGTTTTAAGCTTTGCTGGTAAAAAAACGGGCGGACGAGCTACGAAGGGGTCCATTAAACTGAATTTCTTTGTAAGGGGTCTTGTTGATAAAAGCGGAAAACTTTCCGAGCAACAAATCGAGCTTACTGATGTACCGGCTTCGAAAATCAGGGCCATGGTCGGTAGCGATGTGATGAAAAGCTATTTGGTGGACGATTCGGCTTCTGATTCTTCCAGAATTGATGTTGAAGGGTCTGGTTACGGGCATGGGGTCGGTTTAAGTCAGTTTGGCGCGAAGACAAGAGCGGAGGCAGGTCAAACATATCAGGAGATCTTGGCATTTTATTATCCTAACACGACTATCGCCAGGGAATATGGCGAAGCATCAGGGATAATAGAAGAGGTTCACATCAATAATGCGGCATCCATAGACATGAAAGCGGATCTTGATTATGTGAATGATAAAGTCACGATCATCTACTCACTTAAAGAAGATGCAGCGGTATCCCTCCTGATTAAAGATGGTGAAGGCAAAACGGTGGCTACACCAATCAGTGACCAATCTTTGAAAAAGGGAAGTCACACGGCGGTCTGGAAAGCGAATGATGTGCACACTGGTACGTATGCAGCGGTAGTTTCTGCAAGGGACCGAAGCGGGAATGAAGCAAGGGGGACACTGGGAATCAACATAAGTAAGGGGTCAGCACCCATGATTACCGATATCGAAACAATGGGAGACTACAGTACAGAAAAAGTGAATATAGCATTTACGATAAATGAAGACTCGAAAGTGGCAGTGGAAATCAAGAACAGCCAAGGCAAAGTGGTGGGGGTCCTTGCCGAAAGGCAGTTCACCCAAGGGAGCCAATCAGTTAACTGGGATTTTGGCAATATATCCAACGGATTATTCACGGTGTCGATATCCGCCAAGGATGGGGGAGGCAACAGGAAAACCATCTCTGCACAAGTCCAGATCAGGAAGACGACGGGCATCGTGACAGCAAGAGAATTACGTATAAAAGAAAAGGCAAATTCAGCTGCTAACACCATCGGGACGCTTTATGAGGATCAGGCACTAACGATATTGGCTCAACAAGGGAAGTGGTATAAGGTGAAAAAGGGAAGCCAAGTCGGGTTTGTGCCAAAAAATCATGTAAAGAAATGA
- a CDS encoding alkaline phosphatase, which translates to MGISKKSVLQKLFQPERIGLLILSCLIGISHPIQAETKNTPKNVILLIGDGMGLGAIEIARQLEYGKTGALHLEKLEHVALMRTYSANNHVTDSAAGGSAIATGVKTNNESIGVDVNGNEVDSVLDAFQNDGKKVGIISTNMVVDATPAAFGASVPNRWTGGAHIARQLFDNRIDVILGGGASYFGADKQNGEDLIRKFKNAGYGIATTKDELSSMDKTKKLLGLFHPTYMNFKLDKEVLNSQEPSLPEMTAKAIQILSQGDKGFFLMSEGARIDSMEHAADFTGIWKETIEFDQTVKEVVNWAKNRNDTLIVVLADHETMGISASETMDIAALKKIRVSTEYMSKQLTFNGNNEINPESVASVFKKYAHISLTDQEVLQFIDNVRKNRTLVYPQHRIDWEIGSTIARHHKAGVAERSIRAASSTGGHTANMIPVFAAGPGSEAIDGVLENTDISKIITKAAGVPFTPGLHKENNEE; encoded by the coding sequence ATGGGAATATCTAAAAAATCAGTACTTCAAAAACTTTTCCAGCCCGAGCGCATTGGGTTACTCATTCTTTCCTGCTTAATCGGCATCTCCCACCCCATTCAGGCTGAAACGAAAAACACACCGAAAAATGTCATCTTGCTAATCGGCGATGGCATGGGGTTAGGTGCAATCGAAATTGCCCGGCAATTGGAGTACGGGAAAACAGGTGCATTACATTTGGAAAAACTGGAGCACGTAGCCTTGATGCGCACTTATTCCGCCAATAATCACGTGACCGACTCCGCTGCAGGCGGGTCCGCGATTGCGACTGGCGTCAAAACCAACAATGAGTCAATCGGCGTCGATGTGAATGGCAATGAGGTGGATAGTGTATTGGATGCATTTCAGAACGATGGCAAAAAAGTGGGGATCATTTCGACCAATATGGTCGTCGATGCGACCCCAGCGGCCTTTGGTGCAAGTGTACCGAACCGTTGGACAGGCGGCGCCCATATCGCGAGGCAGCTCTTCGACAACCGAATTGATGTCATTCTCGGCGGAGGTGCCAGCTATTTTGGCGCAGATAAGCAAAACGGCGAGGACTTAATCAGGAAATTCAAAAATGCGGGCTATGGGATTGCGACGACTAAAGACGAACTCAGTTCCATGGATAAAACAAAAAAACTATTGGGGCTATTTCACCCCACTTATATGAATTTCAAGCTTGATAAGGAAGTATTGAATTCCCAAGAACCATCACTGCCCGAAATGACCGCCAAAGCGATCCAAATTTTATCACAAGGTGATAAGGGCTTTTTCTTGATGTCAGAGGGTGCACGGATCGACTCGATGGAGCATGCTGCGGATTTCACAGGAATATGGAAGGAAACGATTGAATTCGATCAAACCGTGAAAGAGGTTGTGAATTGGGCCAAAAACAGAAATGATACATTGATCGTTGTGCTGGCTGACCATGAAACCATGGGAATTTCCGCTTCGGAAACGATGGATATCGCGGCATTGAAAAAGATTCGGGTATCGACTGAATATATGTCCAAACAACTTACATTCAATGGAAATAACGAAATCAATCCGGAAAGTGTCGCTTCCGTATTCAAGAAATATGCCCATATATCCCTTACAGATCAGGAAGTGCTTCAATTCATCGACAATGTTAGAAAGAACCGGACGCTCGTCTACCCGCAGCATCGGATCGATTGGGAAATCGGCAGCACCATCGCCAGGCACCATAAAGCTGGTGTCGCTGAAAGGAGCATCCGGGCTGCCAGTTCAACTGGAGGCCATACGGCCAATATGATTCCCGTGTTTGCGGCAGGCCCAGGCAGTGAAGCCATTGACGGCGTCCTTGAAAATACCGATATTTCAAAAATCATCACAAAAGCTGCCGGTGTCCCCTTCACACCCGGATTGCATAAAGAAAATAACGAGGAATGA